Proteins from a single region of Argiope bruennichi chromosome 6, qqArgBrue1.1, whole genome shotgun sequence:
- the LOC129972264 gene encoding uncharacterized protein LOC129972264 yields MLNRRNLSIKDIVASNGTCHRPLAVSYGTCLGQACCSKTADLCLRGSASCFYRRANLGQEYDLTTHASLIRLHNPFLQERTFTHLTDRTGRTTMPKPRTRTQDAQIMRKTCYPYARTPARSLVFLVTPSRAKGASLVFLVAPSRAKGASFVFLVAPSRAKRASPVFLVAPSRAKGAPLVFLVAPSRAKRASLVFLVAPSRAKRASLVFLVAPSRAKGASLVFLVAPSRAKGASLVFLVAPSRAKGASLVFLVAPSRAKRASLVFLVAPSRAKRASLVFLVAPSRAKGASLVFLVAPSRAKRASLVFFSSSI; encoded by the coding sequence ATGCTGAATCGGAGAAATTTGTCCATCAAAGATATTGTtgcttctaatggcacttgtcatagacctcttgctgtttcttatggcacttgcctcGGACAAGCatgctgttcgaagacagccgatttatgCCTAagagggagcgcctcttgtttttatcgtagagccaacttgggccaagagtacgacttgactactcatgcatcactcattcgcttgcacaacccctttttacaggagagaacattcactcatctcacagatagaacaggaagaacaaccatgcccaaacctaggactcgaacccaggacgcccagatcatgaggaagacgtgctacccctatgccaggacgccggctagatctcttgtttttttagtaactccatctagggccaagggagcgtctcttgtttttttagtagctccatctagggccaagggagcgtcttttgtttttttagtagctccatctagggccaagagagcGTCTCCTGTTTTTTTAGTAGCTCCGTCTAGGGCCaagggagcgcctcttgtttttttagtagctccGTCTAGGGCCAAgagggcgtctcttgtttttttagtagctccGTCTAGAGCCAAgagggcgtctcttgtttttttagtagctccatctagggccaagggagcgtctcttgtttttttagtagctccatctagggccaagggagcgtctcttgtttttttagtagctccatctagggccaagggagcgtctcttgtttttttagtagctccatctagggccaagagagcgtctcttgtttttttagtagctccatctagggccaagagagcgtctcttgtttttttagtagctccatctagggccaagggagcgtctcttgtttttttagtagctccatctagggccaagagagcgtctcttgttttttttagtagctccatctag